One stretch of Pomacea canaliculata isolate SZHN2017 linkage group LG11, ASM307304v1, whole genome shotgun sequence DNA includes these proteins:
- the LOC112574787 gene encoding microsomal glutathione S-transferase 1-like isoform X1 translates to MGVEQLWSLDNPVFKAFISYGMVVVLKTMAMTVLTIRQRIAHQAFVNPEDTASMKDKEGGRLKVTAHDAVERVRRCHLNDLENVIPFFLIGLLYVSTSPDLSTALLHFRVFTGARLFHSVAYLLPLPQPSRALGFFAGYVTTLSMAYRAIAATGFFF, encoded by the exons ATGGGAGTGGAGCAACTGTGGTCGTTGGACAACCCGGTGTTCAAGGCTTTTATCAGCTACGGCATGGTCGTTGTCCTAAAGACGATGGCGATGACAGTACTTACCATACGGCAGCGCATTGCACACCAG GCTTTCGTCAACCCCGAGGACACGGCTTCGATGAAAGATAAAGAAGGGGGCCGACTGAAGGTAACTGCGCACGATGCAGTAGAGAGGGTGAGAAG GTGTCATCTCAACGACCTCGAGAACGTCATCCCCTTTTTCCTGATTGGTCTGCTGTATGTGTCGACATCACCTGACCTGAGCACAGCTCTGCTGCACTTCCGGGTCTTCACGGGGGCGCGGCTGTTCCACTCAGTGGCCTACCTCCTGCCGTTACCGCAGCCGTCACGTGCTCTCGGCTTTTTCGCTGGCTACGTCACAACTTTATCCATGGCTTACCGCGCCATCGCCGCCACTGGCTTCTTTTTCTAA
- the LOC112574787 gene encoding microsomal glutathione S-transferase 1-like isoform X3: MVAEQIWSLDNPVFKAFISYGVVVVVKTMAMSVLTTRQRFAHKAFVNPEDTASMKDKEGGRLKVTAHDAVERVRRCHLNDLENVIPFFLIGLLYVSTSPDLSTALLHFRVFTGARLFHSVAYLLPLPQPSRALGFFAGYVTTLSMAYRAIAATGFFF; the protein is encoded by the exons ATGGTAGCGGAGCAGATATGGTCGCTGGACAACCCGGTGTTCAAGGCCTTCATCAGCTATGGCGTGGTCGTTGTAGTGAAGACAATGGCAATGAGTGTTTTGACTACCCGTCAGCGCTTTGCGCACAAG GCTTTCGTCAACCCCGAGGACACGGCTTCGATGAAAGATAAAGAAGGGGGCCGACTGAAGGTAACTGCGCACGATGCAGTAGAGAGGGTGAGAAG GTGTCATCTCAACGACCTCGAGAACGTCATCCCCTTTTTCCTGATTGGTCTGCTGTATGTGTCGACATCACCTGACCTGAGCACAGCTCTGCTGCACTTCCGGGTCTTCACGGGGGCGCGGCTGTTCCACTCAGTGGCCTACCTCCTGCCGTTACCGCAGCCGTCACGTGCTCTCGGCTTTTTCGCTGGCTACGTCACAACTTTATCCATGGCTTACCGCGCCATCGCCGCCACTGGCTTCTTTTTCTAA
- the LOC112575886 gene encoding probable low affinity copper uptake protein 2 isoform X1 produces the protein MDMMQVFFFTDAQLNNLLFKGLDITSTSGMVGASFVVFGATILFELLKLVKLYLDLKMRENPLAGQSTCEEMPEESRETNHDGVILLNSLRIPVSRQIRARKLNLHVLNCLSHAINVFYGYLLMLVVMTYSVWLTVAVVVGSAVGYWIFGAIGQLLRETSFQATHQSVMGKHQMPHSETVQNRLALEVCEVPLPSLHGTNMQSPHRMGMTQSNFI, from the exons ATGGATATGATGCAG gtgttttttttcactgatgCCCAGCTGAATAATCTCCTTTTTAAAGGCCTTGATATAACATCCACTTCTG GCATGGTGGGAGCATCATTTGTGGTGTTTGGGGCCACTATACTGTTTGAGCTGCTGAAGCTGGTGAAGCTGTACCTGGATCTCAAAATGCGAGAGAACCCTCTAGCCGGTCAAAGCACTTGTGAAGAAATGCCAGAAGAGTCAAGGGAAACAAATCATGATGGTGTGATCCTACTTAATAGTCTTCGGATTCCTGTTTCAAGACAAATCAGGGCTCGAAA ACTCAATCTACATGTTCTGAACTGCTTGAGTCACGCCATTAATGTTTTCTATGGTTATCTTCTCATGCTCGTGGTCATGACATATAGCGTCTGGCTGACTGTTGCTGTGGTTGTTG GGAGTGCTGTTGGCTACTGGATTTTTGGAGCCATAGGACAACTACTAAGGGAAACGAGTTTCCAGGCTACACACCAGAGTGTCATGGGAAAACACCAGATGCCACACTCAGAGACTGTCCAG aaTAGACTGGCTTTGGAAGTTTGTGAAGTGCCCCTTCCATCTTTGCATGGCACAAATATGCAGTCACCTCATAGGATGGGGATGACACAGTCAAATTTTATATAA
- the LOC112574787 gene encoding microsomal glutathione S-transferase 1-like isoform X2 has product MGVEQIWSLDNPVFKAFISYGVVVVVKTMAMSVLTARQRFAHKAFVNPEDTASMKDKEGGRLKVTAHDAVERVRRCHLNDLENVIPFFLIGLLYVSTSPDLSTALLHFRVFTGARLFHSVAYLLPLPQPSRALGFFAGYVTTLSMAYRAIAATGFFF; this is encoded by the exons ATGGGAGTGGAGCAGATATGGTCGCTGGACAACCCGGTGTTCAAAGCCTTCATCAGCTATGGTGTGGTCGTTGTAGTGAAGACGATGGCGATGAGTGTTTTGACTGCCCGTCAGCGCTTTGCGCACAAG GCTTTCGTCAACCCCGAGGACACGGCTTCGATGAAAGATAAAGAAGGGGGCCGACTGAAGGTAACTGCGCACGATGCAGTAGAGAGGGTGAGAAG GTGTCATCTCAACGACCTCGAGAACGTCATCCCCTTTTTCCTGATTGGTCTGCTGTATGTGTCGACATCACCTGACCTGAGCACAGCTCTGCTGCACTTCCGGGTCTTCACGGGGGCGCGGCTGTTCCACTCAGTGGCCTACCTCCTGCCGTTACCGCAGCCGTCACGTGCTCTCGGCTTTTTCGCTGGCTACGTCACAACTTTATCCATGGCTTACCGCGCCATCGCCGCCACTGGCTTCTTTTTCTAA
- the LOC112575886 gene encoding probable low affinity copper uptake protein 2 isoform X2 codes for MDMMQVFFFTDAQLNNLLFKGLDITSTSGMVGASFVVFGATILFELLKLVKLYLDLKMRENPLAGQSTCEEMPEESRETNHDGVILLNSLRIPVSRQIRARKLNLHVLNCLSHAINVFYGYLLMLVVMTYSVWLTVAVVVGSAVGYWIFGAIGQLLRETSFQATHQSVMGKHQMPHSETVQTGFGSL; via the exons ATGGATATGATGCAG gtgttttttttcactgatgCCCAGCTGAATAATCTCCTTTTTAAAGGCCTTGATATAACATCCACTTCTG GCATGGTGGGAGCATCATTTGTGGTGTTTGGGGCCACTATACTGTTTGAGCTGCTGAAGCTGGTGAAGCTGTACCTGGATCTCAAAATGCGAGAGAACCCTCTAGCCGGTCAAAGCACTTGTGAAGAAATGCCAGAAGAGTCAAGGGAAACAAATCATGATGGTGTGATCCTACTTAATAGTCTTCGGATTCCTGTTTCAAGACAAATCAGGGCTCGAAA ACTCAATCTACATGTTCTGAACTGCTTGAGTCACGCCATTAATGTTTTCTATGGTTATCTTCTCATGCTCGTGGTCATGACATATAGCGTCTGGCTGACTGTTGCTGTGGTTGTTG GGAGTGCTGTTGGCTACTGGATTTTTGGAGCCATAGGACAACTACTAAGGGAAACGAGTTTCCAGGCTACACACCAGAGTGTCATGGGAAAACACCAGATGCCACACTCAGAGACTGTCCAG ACTGGCTTTGGAAGTTTGTGA